A single genomic interval of Bradyrhizobium sp. AZCC 1693 harbors:
- a CDS encoding DUF6959 family protein has protein sequence MHVEPVEIYSDTTNAAVMRYPGRHFPGFLIQGDSLYVLCRRADEVCASIGRGAPGFDAANELRNALWASLTHYKTVLVEHQLPLPFSEAPLT, from the coding sequence ATGCACGTTGAACCCGTCGAAATATACTCGGATACGACGAACGCGGCGGTCATGCGATATCCGGGCCGCCATTTTCCGGGTTTCTTGATTCAGGGCGACAGCCTCTACGTTCTCTGCCGGCGCGCCGACGAAGTGTGTGCATCGATCGGGCGTGGCGCGCCGGGTTTCGACGCGGCCAATGAACTGAGAAATGCATTGTGGGCCTCGCTTACCCACTACAAGACAGTCCTGGTCGAGCACCAATTGCCTCTTCCGTTCAGCGAGGCGCCTCTCACCTAG
- the dprA gene encoding DNA-processing protein DprA, whose amino-acid sequence MDAISIPHLSETDRVDRLRLIRSDNVGPRTFYSLLNHFGNARAALERLPDLARRGGANRSGRICSEEEARAEIAAAKRIGVTLVAPGEAAYPPRLATLEDAPPLLGVRVRAAPDVLIRPMIAIVGSRNASGAGLKFAGQLARDLGDAGFVVISGLARGIDQAAHRATAESGTVAVLAGGHDRIYPPEHEDLLAALLDQGGAISEMPLGHVPRARDFPRRNRLISGASLGVVVIEAAHRSGSLITARMAAEQGREVFAVPGSPLDPRAAGTNDLIKQGATLVTEASDVINAVAPIMERPIVLEAREGDDAPLDFDTDPGERERVVALLGPSPVSLDDLIRMSGLSATIVRTVLLELELAGRLERHGGGLVSLL is encoded by the coding sequence TTGGACGCGATCAGCATACCCCACCTCTCCGAGACCGACCGGGTCGACCGGCTGCGGTTGATCCGCAGCGACAATGTCGGGCCGCGAACCTTTTATTCGCTCCTCAATCATTTCGGCAATGCGCGCGCGGCGCTGGAGCGGCTGCCCGATCTGGCGCGGCGCGGCGGCGCTAATCGTTCGGGGCGCATCTGCAGCGAGGAGGAAGCGCGGGCTGAGATCGCCGCGGCGAAAAGGATCGGCGTCACGCTGGTCGCGCCCGGCGAAGCCGCCTATCCGCCGCGGCTGGCAACGCTTGAGGATGCGCCTCCCTTGCTCGGCGTGCGTGTACGCGCTGCGCCCGACGTCCTGATCCGGCCGATGATCGCGATCGTCGGCTCGCGCAACGCTTCCGGCGCCGGGCTGAAATTCGCCGGCCAACTGGCGCGCGATCTCGGCGACGCCGGCTTCGTCGTCATCTCAGGCCTGGCGCGCGGCATCGATCAGGCCGCGCATCGCGCGACAGCCGAAAGCGGCACGGTCGCGGTGCTGGCCGGCGGTCACGACCGGATCTATCCGCCGGAGCATGAGGACTTGCTCGCCGCCCTGCTCGATCAAGGCGGCGCGATTTCAGAAATGCCGCTCGGCCACGTGCCGCGCGCCCGCGATTTTCCCCGGCGCAATCGCCTGATCTCGGGCGCGTCGCTCGGCGTCGTCGTGATCGAAGCCGCGCACCGCTCTGGCTCGCTGATCACGGCGCGGATGGCCGCCGAACAGGGCCGCGAAGTCTTTGCGGTGCCCGGCTCGCCGCTCGACCCGCGCGCCGCCGGCACCAATGATCTGATCAAGCAGGGTGCAACCCTGGTCACCGAAGCCAGTGACGTCATCAATGCGGTGGCGCCGATCATGGAGCGGCCGATCGTGCTCGAGGCGCGTGAAGGCGATGACGCGCCGCTCGACTTCGACACCGATCCGGGCGAACGCGAACGCGTCGTCGCCCTGCTCGGGCCAAGCCCGGTCAGCCTCGACGATCTGATCCGGATGTCGGGGCTATCAGCCACCATCGTTCGCACGGTGCTGCTCGAACTCGAGCTCGCCGGCCGGCTGGAGCGCCATGGCGGCGGGCTGGTGTCGCTGCTCTAA
- a CDS encoding winged helix-turn-helix transcriptional regulator — translation MRPEHKNVPAMPPGPHAEGSCRAVASVLARVGDKWSVLVIMMLIDGPMRFNELKRKIGGISQRMLTLTLRGLERDGLVTRTIFPTIPPRVDYELTDLGRGLAQPVQALGQWAFAHLPEIEGARTNFDARNEKG, via the coding sequence ATGAGACCCGAGCACAAGAATGTGCCTGCCATGCCTCCGGGCCCGCATGCCGAGGGCAGCTGCCGCGCGGTAGCTTCCGTGCTGGCCCGCGTAGGCGATAAGTGGAGCGTGTTGGTGATCATGATGCTGATCGACGGGCCGATGCGCTTCAACGAGCTCAAGCGCAAGATCGGCGGCATTTCGCAGCGGATGCTGACGCTCACCTTGCGCGGGTTGGAGCGCGACGGGCTGGTCACGCGCACGATCTTTCCGACCATCCCACCGCGGGTCGACTACGAGCTAACCGATCTCGGCCGCGGGCTGGCGCAGCCGGTGCAGGCGCTCGGCCAATGGGCGTTCGCGCATCTGCCGGAGATCGAGGGCGCGCGGACGAATTTCGACGCGCGCAATGAGAAGGGTTAG
- a CDS encoding FMN-dependent NADH-azoreductase, which produces MKLLHIDSSVLGPHSVSRQVSAAIVERLRKANPGLDISYRDLTLVPLAHLTGSHLAAGQGAAPEIALQADIAAGQSALEEFLASDIIVLGAPMYNFTIPSQLKAWIDRILVAGKTFKYGAQGVEGLAGNKRVIVAISRGGFYGPGTPTAVGEHLETYLRWVFGFIGIKSPEFISADGIQIGPEYREKAVADALEAASNLNAA; this is translated from the coding sequence ATGAAACTTCTGCACATCGACTCCAGCGTTCTCGGCCCCCATTCCGTCAGCCGCCAGGTTTCTGCCGCCATCGTCGAACGGCTGCGCAAGGCCAATCCGGGCCTGGACATCAGCTATCGCGACCTCACGCTCGTGCCGTTGGCGCATCTCACCGGTTCGCACCTCGCCGCCGGCCAGGGCGCTGCGCCGGAGATCGCCCTGCAGGCCGACATCGCCGCGGGTCAGAGCGCGCTGGAGGAGTTTCTTGCGTCAGACATCATCGTGCTCGGCGCACCCATGTACAATTTTACGATTCCAAGCCAGCTCAAGGCCTGGATCGACCGCATCCTGGTCGCGGGCAAGACGTTCAAGTACGGCGCGCAGGGCGTCGAAGGTCTGGCAGGCAACAAGCGCGTCATCGTCGCGATCTCGCGCGGCGGCTTTTATGGCCCGGGCACGCCGACCGCTGTCGGCGAGCATCTCGAAACCTATTTGCGCTGGGTGTTCGGCTTCATCGGCATCAAGAGCCCCGAATTCATTTCCGCCGACGGCATCCAGATCGGTCCCGAGTACCGTGAAAAAGCCGTGGCTGATGCATTGGAGGCGGCAAGCAATCTCAACGCGGCATGA
- the topA gene encoding type I DNA topoisomerase, whose amino-acid sequence MNIVIVESPAKAKTINKYLGASYEVLASFGHVRDLPAKNGSVDPDANFQMIWEVDPKAAGRLNDIAKALKGADRLILATDPDREGEAISWHVLEVMKEKRALKDQKIERVVFNAITKQAVTDAMKAPRQIDGALVDAYMARRALDYLVGFTLSPVLWRKLPGARSAGRVQSVALRLVCDRELEIEKFVPREYWSLVATLTTPRGDSFEARLVGADGKKIQRLDIGSGAEAEDLKKAIEAANFTVSTVEAKPARRNPQAPFTTSTLQQEASRKLGFAPAHTMRIAQRLYEGIDIGGETTGLITYMRTDGVQIDGSAITQARKVIGEDYGNAYVPDAPRQYQTKAKNAQEAHEAIRPTDLSRRPAEMRRRLDTDQAKLYELIWIRTIASQMESAELERTTVDIAAKAGSRVLDLRASGQVIKFDGFLALYQEGKDDDGDDEDSRRLPAMSEGEALKRQALAVTQHFTEPPPRFSEASLVKRMEELGIGRPSTYASILQVLKDRGYVKLEKKRLHGEDKGRVVVAFLENFFLRYVEYDFTADLEEQLDRISNNEISWQQVLQDFWRGFIGAVNDIKDLRVAEVLDALDDMLGPHIYPPRADGGDIRQCPTCGTGRLNLKAGKFGAFVGCSNYPECRYTRPLAADSEASADRVLGKDPETDLDVTVKAGRFGPYIQLGEQKDYAEGEKPRRAGIPKNMSPGDMELELALKLLSLPREIGKHPETGEAITAGIGRFGPFVRHEKTYASLEAGDEVFDIGLNRAVTLIAEKIAKGPSGRRFGADPGKPLGEHPSLGGVAVKSGRYGAYVTAGGVNATIPSDKTPETITLAEAIALIDERAAKGGGKPKRGAKKAAAKKAAPKKAAAKAADPDAPKAAKKAPAKKAAAKPKSDAVSKARAPVASAAKTSAAKPATAPKTPAKKSAGKARG is encoded by the coding sequence ATGAATATCGTCATCGTGGAGTCGCCGGCGAAAGCCAAGACTATCAACAAGTATTTGGGCGCCTCCTACGAGGTTCTGGCCTCGTTCGGCCATGTTCGCGACCTCCCCGCCAAGAACGGTTCCGTCGATCCGGACGCGAATTTCCAGATGATCTGGGAGGTCGACCCGAAGGCTGCCGGCCGACTCAACGACATCGCCAAGGCGCTGAAGGGCGCCGACCGACTGATTCTCGCAACCGACCCTGATCGCGAGGGCGAAGCGATCTCCTGGCACGTACTGGAGGTGATGAAAGAGAAGCGCGCGCTGAAAGATCAAAAGATCGAGCGCGTGGTGTTCAACGCCATCACCAAGCAGGCGGTGACGGATGCGATGAAGGCGCCGCGCCAGATCGACGGTGCGCTGGTCGACGCCTATATGGCACGCCGGGCGCTGGATTATCTGGTCGGCTTCACGCTCTCGCCTGTCCTCTGGCGCAAGCTGCCGGGCGCGCGCTCGGCAGGCCGTGTGCAGTCGGTCGCGCTGCGGCTGGTCTGCGACCGCGAACTCGAGATCGAGAAATTCGTCCCCCGCGAATATTGGTCGCTGGTTGCGACGCTGACGACGCCACGCGGCGACAGTTTTGAGGCGCGCCTCGTCGGCGCCGACGGCAAGAAGATCCAGCGGCTCGACATCGGCTCCGGCGCCGAAGCCGAGGACTTGAAGAAGGCCATTGAAGCGGCGAACTTCACGGTTTCGACCGTGGAAGCAAAGCCCGCGCGCCGCAATCCGCAGGCGCCCTTCACCACCTCGACGCTGCAGCAGGAAGCGAGCCGCAAGCTCGGCTTTGCGCCGGCGCACACGATGCGGATCGCGCAGCGGCTCTATGAAGGCATCGATATCGGCGGCGAGACCACCGGCCTCATCACCTATATGCGAACCGACGGCGTGCAGATCGACGGTTCCGCGATCACGCAGGCCCGCAAGGTGATCGGCGAGGATTACGGCAACGCCTACGTGCCGGACGCGCCGCGCCAGTACCAGACCAAGGCCAAGAACGCGCAGGAAGCGCATGAAGCGATCCGCCCGACCGACTTGTCGCGACGGCCCGCCGAGATGCGCCGCCGCCTCGATACCGATCAGGCGAAACTTTATGAACTGATCTGGATCCGCACCATCGCGAGCCAGATGGAGTCGGCCGAACTCGAACGCACCACCGTGGACATCGCGGCGAAAGCCGGTTCCCGCGTGCTGGATCTGCGCGCCTCGGGCCAGGTCATCAAGTTCGACGGCTTCCTCGCGCTCTACCAGGAAGGCAAGGACGACGACGGCGACGACGAGGATTCGCGCCGCCTCCCCGCCATGAGCGAGGGCGAAGCGCTGAAACGGCAGGCTCTTGCCGTCACGCAACACTTCACGGAACCGCCGCCGCGCTTTTCGGAAGCGTCGCTGGTCAAGCGGATGGAAGAGCTCGGCATCGGCCGTCCCTCGACTTACGCCTCGATCTTGCAGGTCCTCAAAGACCGCGGCTACGTCAAGCTGGAAAAAAAGCGGCTGCATGGCGAGGACAAGGGCCGCGTCGTGGTCGCGTTCCTCGAAAACTTCTTCTTGCGCTATGTCGAGTATGACTTCACCGCTGATCTGGAAGAACAACTCGACCGCATCTCCAACAACGAGATTTCCTGGCAGCAGGTGCTGCAGGACTTCTGGCGCGGCTTCATCGGCGCCGTCAACGACATCAAGGATCTCCGTGTCGCCGAGGTGCTGGACGCGCTCGACGACATGCTGGGGCCGCACATCTATCCGCCGCGCGCGGATGGCGGTGATATCAGGCAGTGCCCGACCTGCGGCACCGGCAGGCTCAATCTGAAGGCCGGAAAATTCGGCGCTTTCGTCGGCTGCTCGAACTATCCGGAATGCCGCTACACCCGTCCGCTCGCCGCCGACAGCGAGGCGAGCGCCGATCGCGTCCTCGGCAAGGACCCGGAAACCGATCTCGACGTGACGGTGAAGGCCGGACGCTTCGGTCCCTACATCCAGCTCGGCGAGCAGAAGGATTATGCCGAGGGCGAAAAGCCCCGGCGCGCCGGCATCCCGAAGAACATGTCGCCCGGCGACATGGAGCTCGAACTGGCGTTGAAACTGCTGTCGCTGCCGCGTGAAATCGGAAAACATCCGGAGACCGGCGAGGCGATCACCGCCGGCATCGGCCGCTTCGGCCCGTTCGTGCGCCACGAAAAGACCTATGCGAGCCTGGAAGCCGGTGACGAGGTATTCGACATCGGGCTCAATCGCGCGGTGACGCTGATCGCGGAAAAGATCGCCAAGGGACCGAGCGGCCGCCGCTTCGGCGCTGACCCGGGCAAGCCGCTCGGCGAGCATCCTAGCCTTGGCGGCGTCGCGGTGAAGAGCGGTCGCTACGGCGCCTACGTCACGGCCGGCGGCGTCAACGCCACGATCCCGAGCGACAAGACGCCGGAGACGATCACCCTTGCCGAGGCCATCGCGCTGATCGACGAGCGCGCGGCCAAGGGCGGCGGCAAGCCGAAGCGCGGCGCCAAGAAGGCTGCAGCGAAGAAGGCCGCGCCGAAGAAGG